A genomic segment from Oncorhynchus keta strain PuntledgeMale-10-30-2019 chromosome 9, Oket_V2, whole genome shotgun sequence encodes:
- the nup155 gene encoding nuclear pore complex protein Nup155 isoform X1, with protein MPSTLGPSSPAAALAEALESSGRLIDRHLQDDRCFPDLSELLNVPSHNMPSLSGGSDMDYPLQGPGLISVPNLPELSAVRRVPLPPELVEQFSHMQCNCMMGVFPEICRAWLTIDNDIFMWNYEDGGDVAYFDGLSETILSVGLVKPKAGIFQPHIHFLLVLATPVDVVILGLSFPKAQAGLNDSMSGGMQLLPDPLYSIPTDNTYLLAITSTDLGRIFLAGKDGCLYEVAYQAEAGWFSQRCKKINHSKSSLSFLVPSLLQFSFSEDDPVVQIAIDNSRNTLFTRSEKGVLQVYDLGVDGQGMSRVAAMSQSSIVAAAGNVARTIDRSVFKPIIQISVMDRSESSDCHLLAVTHAGVRLYFSTAPFAPPHAKQPGIRPCLLALVHVRLPPGFSASSTLQKPAKVHKALHSKGVLLMAASETEDSDILWCINHDSFPFKKPLMEAQMMSNVDGHSWALCAIKEEKAPKISTPLNKDQVPLTDSPVVVQQHNVPPQKFVLLSAKGSHIFHKLRPVDQLRHLLVSGTGGESEEVERFFKLHREEQACATALIVACSNAACDREVSQWATRAFFRYGGEAQMRFPSAHSAPSNVGALFGSPVPGSPMPVGSSPMPNPSFLATPVPGMMPQSVSTPYIPATPSAPITGMSSGPEVVFSGKHNGISVYFARIMGNIWDGSLAVEKTISKGNQAVSILESTASSSDLESVLLELRGLKDFLDKNSQFSPSSLGAASFSSPANLQQRLLGFMRPDGGASSQQVQQELQRKYHTEAQAYEKMSLQGIQQLVHRSCQTLALWKLLCDHQFSLIISELPMEFQDQMKGASFKDVVIRGRELTGALITALINVYIKDSASVDAISNHLRDICPLLYSSDDSVCSKANELLQGSRQIQTKIDKERTLRESLQLYQLISQHTDLPLICSQYRQVRFYEGVLELCLTAADKKDPQRLGPHFYKNGEPEEDQAGALAFQERLSCYKCITDTMQELVNQSKAAPQSPSVPKQPGPPVMTSDPNMLSNEDATAHFEQVIGLAQRSQDELFHIALYNWLIQADLTDKLLEVNSPYLEEHLMHMIKQDQSKVRNMDLLWRYYEKSRSFGKAAHVLARLADMHSTEISLKQRLEYISRAILSAKSSSCISAQGAEGEFLHELEEKMEVVRIQVQIQETLSRRYSQHPSVQGAMSQLDSELMDITKLYGEFADHFRLSECKLAIIHCAGHSDPILVHSLWQEIMEKELGDSVAMSPADRMRALSLKLVSLGKIYAGTPRYFPLEFLVKFLEQEVCHLNWDVGFVTFTMQEIGVQLPRLLEVYDQLFKTRDPCWQRLKKPLHLVECIHVLLSGYVEDPSRVPTYDRRRFTNVCLDNICGYLVELQSLSPNSTLRLTIGNFKALQAKLEKVH; from the exons ATGCCGTCCACCTTGGGACCCAGCAGTCCTGCTGCTGCCCTTGCGGAAGCGCTAGAGAGCTCTGGCCGGCTCATAGACAGACACCTCCAGGATGACCGCTGCTTCCCTGACCTCTCAGAGCTTCTTAATGTCCCCTCACACA ACATGCCATCTTTGTCTGGGGGGTCAGACATGGACTACCCTCTTCAGGGACCTGGGCTGATCAGCGTGCCAAACCTTCCTGAGCTCAGTGCAGTCCGAAGGGTTCCCCTACCCCCTGAGCTGGTGGAGCAATTCAGTC ATATGCAGTGCAATTGTATGATGGGAGTTTTTCCTGAAATCTGTCGAGCATGGCTCACCATTGACAACGATATCTTCATGTGGAATTATGAGGATGG GGGGGACGTTGCATATTTTGACGGACTCAGTGAAACCATCCTGTCCGTGGGGCTGGTCAAACCTAAAGCAG GGATTTTCCAGCCACACATCCACTTCCTGTTGGTCCTAGCCACTCCTGTGGATGTAGTGATCCTGGGGCTCAGCTTCCCTAAAGCTCAGGCAG gGTTGAATGACAGCATGTCTGGAGGGATGCAGTTACTACCAGACCCGCTGTACTCCATCCCCACAGACAACACCTACCTCCTGGCCATCACCTCCACCGACCTGGGCCGCATCTTCCTGGCAGGGAAAGATGGCTGCCTGTATGAGGTAGCCTACCAGGCCGAGGCAGGCTGGTTCAGCCAACGCTGTAAGAAGATTAACCACTCCAAAAGCAGCCTGTCCTTCCTAGTCCCCTCTCTGCTCCAGTTCTCCTTCTCTGAGGACG ACCCGGTAGTGCAGATTGCCATTGACAACTCCCGTAACACACTCTTCACCCGCTCAGAGAAGGGGGTTCTACAG GTGTATGATCTGGGTGTAGATGGGCAGGGTATGAGCCGTGTGGCGGCCATGTCACAGAGTTCCATCGTGGCTGCAGCAGGAAACGTTGCCAG GACCATAGATCGCTCTGTGTTTAAACCCATCATTCAGATCTCTGTGATGGACAGATCGGAGTCGTCCGACTGCCACCTGCTGGCTGTCACTCATGCAG GAGTGCGTCTCTACTTCAGCACCGCTCCCTTTGCCCCACCACATGCCAAGCAGCCAGGGATACGCCCTTGCCTGCTTGCTCTGGTCCATGTCCGCCTGCCTCCAGGCTTCTCTGCGTCCTCCACCCTGCAGAAGCCTGCCAAGGTCCACAAGGCTCTGCACAGCAAAG GAGTTCTCCTGATGGCAGCGTCTGAGACTGAGGACAGTGACATCCTGTGGTGCATCAACCACGACTCCTTCCCCTTTAAGAAACCCCTGATGGAGGCTCAG ATGATGTCCAATGTAGATGGCCACTCCTGGGCGCTTTGTGCCATCAAGGAGGAGAAGGCACCTAAAATCTCTACCCCCCTGAATAAGGATCAAGTTCCCCTCACTGACTCTCCTGTCGTGGTGCAGCAACACAATGTCCCTCCACAGAAATTTGTCCTTCTCTCTGCCAAG GGAAGTCACATCTTCCACAAGTTGCGGCCGGTGGACCAGCTGCGCCACCTACTGGTGAGCGGTACTGGTGGAGAGAGTGAAGAAGTCGAACGCTTTTTCAAACTGCACAGG GAGGAGCAGGCGTGTGCCACTGCTCTGATAGTAGCCTGTTCCAATGCTGCCTGCGACAGAGAGGTGTCTCAGTGGGCCACCAGAGCCTTCTTTAGGTATGGAGGAGAGGCTCAGATGAGGTTCCCCTCGGCTCATTCTGCTCCGAGCAACGTCGGCGCTCTGTTCGGCTCTCCTGTACCAG GGTCCCCTATGCCGGTTGGTAGCAGTCCAATGCCTAACCCTAGTTTCTTAGCAACGCCTGTTCCAG GTATGATGCCCCAGAGTGTGTCTACGCCCTATATACCAGCCACGCCCTCCGCCCCCATCACTGGCATGTCTTCTGGGCCAGAGGTGGTCTTCTCAGGGAAACACAATGGCATCAGTGTCTACTTCGCACGCATAATGGG TAATATCTGGGATGGGAGTCTTGCTGTTGAGAAGACCATCAGTAAAGGAAATCAGGCTGTCAGTATT ttGGAGAGCACAGCCAGCTCATCTGATCTGGAGTCAGTTCTTCTGGAGCTCCGTGGACTGAAGGACTTCCTGGATAAGAACTCCCAGTTCAGCCCCTCGTCTCTGGGGGCAGCCAG TTTCAGCTCTCCAGCCAATCTGCAGCAGCGTCTGTTGGGCTTCATGCGGCCTGATGGAGGAGCCAGTTCTCAGCAGGTCCAGCAAGAACTCCAGAGGAAGTACCACA CCGAGGCTCAGGCCTATGAGAAGATGTCCCTGCAGGGTATCCAGCAGCTGGTGCATCGCTCCTGTCAGACCCTGGCACTGTGGAAGCTGCTGTGTGACCACCAGTTTAGCCTCATCATCTCTGAACTACCCATG GAGTTCCAGGACCAGATGAAGGGGGCGAGTTTTAAGGACGTGGTGATCCGGGGTCGAGAGCTGACCGGAGCTCTGATCACAGCCCTCATCAACGTCTACATCAAAGACTCCGCCTCTGTCGATGCCATCAGCAACCACCTTAGAGACATCTGTCCTTTGCTGTACAGCAGCGACGACAGCGTCTGCTCAAAG gCGAATGAGTTGCTGCAGGGCTCCAGACAGATCCAGACTAAGATCGATAAGGAGAGAACACTTAGAGAGTCACTACAACTCTACCAGCTGATCAGCCAACACACAGACCTGCCACTGATCTGCTCCCAGTACAGACAGG tgcgtTTTTATGAGGGGGTGCTTGAGCTGTGCCTGACTGCAGCGGATAAGAAGGATCCTCAGAGGCTGGGACCTCACTTCTATAAGAACGGAGAACCAGAGGAGGACCAGGCTGGAGCACTGGCCTTCCAGGAGAG GTTGTCATGTTATAAGTGCATCACAGACACCATGCAGGAGCTGGTGAACCAGAGTAAAGCGGCTCCTCAGTCTCCCAGTGTCCCTAAGCAGCCAGGACCCCCTGTTATGACCTCTGACCCCAACATGCTGAGTAATGAGGATGCCACCGCCCAC TTTGAGCAGGTCATTGGTCTGGCCCAGAGGTCACAGGATGAACTCTTCCACATAGCCCTCTACAACTGGCTGATACAAGCTGACCTCACCGACAAGCTTCTGGAG gTGAACTCTCCATACCTGGAGGAACACCTGATGCACATGATCAAGCAGGACCAGAGTAAGGTGCGGAACATGGACCTGCTGTGGCGGTACTATGAGAAGAGCCGTAGCTTTGGCAAGGCAGCTCATGTCCTGGCCAGGCTCGCTGACATGCACAG tACTGAGATCTCCCTGAAGCAGAGGCTGGAGTACATCTCCAGGGCCATCCTGTCAGCCAAGAGCTCTTCCTGCATCTCTGCTCAAGGAGCTGAAGGGGAGTTCCTGCATGAGctggaggagaagatggag GTGGTGCGTATTCAGGTCCAGATCCAGGAGACTCTGAGCAGACGTTACTCCCAGCATCCCTCTGTACAGGGAGCCATGTCACAACTGGATTCCGAGCTTATGGACATCACCAAG CTGTATGGGGAGTTTGCAGATCACTTCCGGTTATCTGAATGCAAACTGGCCATCATCCACTGTGCTGGTCACTCTGACCCCATCCTGGTGCACTCTCTGTGGCAGGAGATCATGGAGAAAG AGCTGGGTGACAGTGTGGCCATGAGTCCAGCTGACAGGATGAGAGCTCTGAGTCTCAAACTGGTGTCTCTGGGGAAAATCTACGCAGGAACACCCAGATACTTTCCACTAG AATTCCTGGTGAAGTTTTTGGAGCAGGAGGTGTGTCATCTGAATTGGGACGTGGGCTTTGTCACCTTCACCATGCAGGAGATAGGAGTACAGCTCCCCCGTCTGCTGGAGGTCTACGACCAACTCTTCAAGACACGG GATCCGTGTTGGCAGCGTCTGAAGAAACCTCTCCACCTGGTAGAGTGTATACATGTGCTGCTGTCAGGATACGTAGAGGACCCCAGCAGAGTACCAACATATGACCG ACGGCGGTTCACTAATGTGTGTCTGGATAACATCTGTGGTTACCTGGTGGAGCTGCAGTCCTTGAGTCCTAACTCTACCCTGCGGCTCACCATCGGCAACTTCAAGGCCCTGCAGGCCAAGCTGGAGAAAGTTCACTGA
- the nup155 gene encoding nuclear pore complex protein Nup155 isoform X2: MPSTLGPSSPAAALAEALESSGRLIDRHLQDDRCFPDLSELLNVPSHNMPSLSGGSDMDYPLQGPGLISVPNLPELSAVRRVPLPPELVEQFSHMQCNCMMGVFPEICRAWLTIDNDIFMWNYEDGGDVAYFDGLSETILSVGLVKPKAGIFQPHIHFLLVLATPVDVVILGLSFPKAQAGLNDSMSGGMQLLPDPLYSIPTDNTYLLAITSTDLGRIFLAGKDGCLYEVAYQAEAGWFSQRCKKINHSKSSLSFLVPSLLQFSFSEDDPVVQIAIDNSRNTLFTRSEKGVLQVYDLGVDGQGMSRVAAMSQSSIVAAAGNVARTIDRSVFKPIIQISVMDRSESSDCHLLAVTHAGVRLYFSTAPFAPPHAKQPGIRPCLLALVHVRLPPGFSASSTLQKPAKVHKALHSKGVLLMAASETEDSDILWCINHDSFPFKKPLMEAQMMSNVDGHSWALCAIKEEKAPKISTPLNKDQVPLTDSPVVVQQHNVPPQKFVLLSAKGSHIFHKLRPVDQLRHLLVSGTGGESEEVERFFKLHREEQACATALIVACSNAACDREVSQWATRAFFRYGGEAQMRFPSAHSAPSNVGALFGSPVPGMMPQSVSTPYIPATPSAPITGMSSGPEVVFSGKHNGISVYFARIMGNIWDGSLAVEKTISKGNQAVSILESTASSSDLESVLLELRGLKDFLDKNSQFSPSSLGAASFSSPANLQQRLLGFMRPDGGASSQQVQQELQRKYHTEAQAYEKMSLQGIQQLVHRSCQTLALWKLLCDHQFSLIISELPMEFQDQMKGASFKDVVIRGRELTGALITALINVYIKDSASVDAISNHLRDICPLLYSSDDSVCSKANELLQGSRQIQTKIDKERTLRESLQLYQLISQHTDLPLICSQYRQVRFYEGVLELCLTAADKKDPQRLGPHFYKNGEPEEDQAGALAFQERLSCYKCITDTMQELVNQSKAAPQSPSVPKQPGPPVMTSDPNMLSNEDATAHFEQVIGLAQRSQDELFHIALYNWLIQADLTDKLLEVNSPYLEEHLMHMIKQDQSKVRNMDLLWRYYEKSRSFGKAAHVLARLADMHSTEISLKQRLEYISRAILSAKSSSCISAQGAEGEFLHELEEKMEVVRIQVQIQETLSRRYSQHPSVQGAMSQLDSELMDITKLYGEFADHFRLSECKLAIIHCAGHSDPILVHSLWQEIMEKELGDSVAMSPADRMRALSLKLVSLGKIYAGTPRYFPLEFLVKFLEQEVCHLNWDVGFVTFTMQEIGVQLPRLLEVYDQLFKTRDPCWQRLKKPLHLVECIHVLLSGYVEDPSRVPTYDRRRFTNVCLDNICGYLVELQSLSPNSTLRLTIGNFKALQAKLEKVH; encoded by the exons ATGCCGTCCACCTTGGGACCCAGCAGTCCTGCTGCTGCCCTTGCGGAAGCGCTAGAGAGCTCTGGCCGGCTCATAGACAGACACCTCCAGGATGACCGCTGCTTCCCTGACCTCTCAGAGCTTCTTAATGTCCCCTCACACA ACATGCCATCTTTGTCTGGGGGGTCAGACATGGACTACCCTCTTCAGGGACCTGGGCTGATCAGCGTGCCAAACCTTCCTGAGCTCAGTGCAGTCCGAAGGGTTCCCCTACCCCCTGAGCTGGTGGAGCAATTCAGTC ATATGCAGTGCAATTGTATGATGGGAGTTTTTCCTGAAATCTGTCGAGCATGGCTCACCATTGACAACGATATCTTCATGTGGAATTATGAGGATGG GGGGGACGTTGCATATTTTGACGGACTCAGTGAAACCATCCTGTCCGTGGGGCTGGTCAAACCTAAAGCAG GGATTTTCCAGCCACACATCCACTTCCTGTTGGTCCTAGCCACTCCTGTGGATGTAGTGATCCTGGGGCTCAGCTTCCCTAAAGCTCAGGCAG gGTTGAATGACAGCATGTCTGGAGGGATGCAGTTACTACCAGACCCGCTGTACTCCATCCCCACAGACAACACCTACCTCCTGGCCATCACCTCCACCGACCTGGGCCGCATCTTCCTGGCAGGGAAAGATGGCTGCCTGTATGAGGTAGCCTACCAGGCCGAGGCAGGCTGGTTCAGCCAACGCTGTAAGAAGATTAACCACTCCAAAAGCAGCCTGTCCTTCCTAGTCCCCTCTCTGCTCCAGTTCTCCTTCTCTGAGGACG ACCCGGTAGTGCAGATTGCCATTGACAACTCCCGTAACACACTCTTCACCCGCTCAGAGAAGGGGGTTCTACAG GTGTATGATCTGGGTGTAGATGGGCAGGGTATGAGCCGTGTGGCGGCCATGTCACAGAGTTCCATCGTGGCTGCAGCAGGAAACGTTGCCAG GACCATAGATCGCTCTGTGTTTAAACCCATCATTCAGATCTCTGTGATGGACAGATCGGAGTCGTCCGACTGCCACCTGCTGGCTGTCACTCATGCAG GAGTGCGTCTCTACTTCAGCACCGCTCCCTTTGCCCCACCACATGCCAAGCAGCCAGGGATACGCCCTTGCCTGCTTGCTCTGGTCCATGTCCGCCTGCCTCCAGGCTTCTCTGCGTCCTCCACCCTGCAGAAGCCTGCCAAGGTCCACAAGGCTCTGCACAGCAAAG GAGTTCTCCTGATGGCAGCGTCTGAGACTGAGGACAGTGACATCCTGTGGTGCATCAACCACGACTCCTTCCCCTTTAAGAAACCCCTGATGGAGGCTCAG ATGATGTCCAATGTAGATGGCCACTCCTGGGCGCTTTGTGCCATCAAGGAGGAGAAGGCACCTAAAATCTCTACCCCCCTGAATAAGGATCAAGTTCCCCTCACTGACTCTCCTGTCGTGGTGCAGCAACACAATGTCCCTCCACAGAAATTTGTCCTTCTCTCTGCCAAG GGAAGTCACATCTTCCACAAGTTGCGGCCGGTGGACCAGCTGCGCCACCTACTGGTGAGCGGTACTGGTGGAGAGAGTGAAGAAGTCGAACGCTTTTTCAAACTGCACAGG GAGGAGCAGGCGTGTGCCACTGCTCTGATAGTAGCCTGTTCCAATGCTGCCTGCGACAGAGAGGTGTCTCAGTGGGCCACCAGAGCCTTCTTTAGGTATGGAGGAGAGGCTCAGATGAGGTTCCCCTCGGCTCATTCTGCTCCGAGCAACGTCGGCGCTCTGTTCGGCTCTCCTGTACCAG GTATGATGCCCCAGAGTGTGTCTACGCCCTATATACCAGCCACGCCCTCCGCCCCCATCACTGGCATGTCTTCTGGGCCAGAGGTGGTCTTCTCAGGGAAACACAATGGCATCAGTGTCTACTTCGCACGCATAATGGG TAATATCTGGGATGGGAGTCTTGCTGTTGAGAAGACCATCAGTAAAGGAAATCAGGCTGTCAGTATT ttGGAGAGCACAGCCAGCTCATCTGATCTGGAGTCAGTTCTTCTGGAGCTCCGTGGACTGAAGGACTTCCTGGATAAGAACTCCCAGTTCAGCCCCTCGTCTCTGGGGGCAGCCAG TTTCAGCTCTCCAGCCAATCTGCAGCAGCGTCTGTTGGGCTTCATGCGGCCTGATGGAGGAGCCAGTTCTCAGCAGGTCCAGCAAGAACTCCAGAGGAAGTACCACA CCGAGGCTCAGGCCTATGAGAAGATGTCCCTGCAGGGTATCCAGCAGCTGGTGCATCGCTCCTGTCAGACCCTGGCACTGTGGAAGCTGCTGTGTGACCACCAGTTTAGCCTCATCATCTCTGAACTACCCATG GAGTTCCAGGACCAGATGAAGGGGGCGAGTTTTAAGGACGTGGTGATCCGGGGTCGAGAGCTGACCGGAGCTCTGATCACAGCCCTCATCAACGTCTACATCAAAGACTCCGCCTCTGTCGATGCCATCAGCAACCACCTTAGAGACATCTGTCCTTTGCTGTACAGCAGCGACGACAGCGTCTGCTCAAAG gCGAATGAGTTGCTGCAGGGCTCCAGACAGATCCAGACTAAGATCGATAAGGAGAGAACACTTAGAGAGTCACTACAACTCTACCAGCTGATCAGCCAACACACAGACCTGCCACTGATCTGCTCCCAGTACAGACAGG tgcgtTTTTATGAGGGGGTGCTTGAGCTGTGCCTGACTGCAGCGGATAAGAAGGATCCTCAGAGGCTGGGACCTCACTTCTATAAGAACGGAGAACCAGAGGAGGACCAGGCTGGAGCACTGGCCTTCCAGGAGAG GTTGTCATGTTATAAGTGCATCACAGACACCATGCAGGAGCTGGTGAACCAGAGTAAAGCGGCTCCTCAGTCTCCCAGTGTCCCTAAGCAGCCAGGACCCCCTGTTATGACCTCTGACCCCAACATGCTGAGTAATGAGGATGCCACCGCCCAC TTTGAGCAGGTCATTGGTCTGGCCCAGAGGTCACAGGATGAACTCTTCCACATAGCCCTCTACAACTGGCTGATACAAGCTGACCTCACCGACAAGCTTCTGGAG gTGAACTCTCCATACCTGGAGGAACACCTGATGCACATGATCAAGCAGGACCAGAGTAAGGTGCGGAACATGGACCTGCTGTGGCGGTACTATGAGAAGAGCCGTAGCTTTGGCAAGGCAGCTCATGTCCTGGCCAGGCTCGCTGACATGCACAG tACTGAGATCTCCCTGAAGCAGAGGCTGGAGTACATCTCCAGGGCCATCCTGTCAGCCAAGAGCTCTTCCTGCATCTCTGCTCAAGGAGCTGAAGGGGAGTTCCTGCATGAGctggaggagaagatggag GTGGTGCGTATTCAGGTCCAGATCCAGGAGACTCTGAGCAGACGTTACTCCCAGCATCCCTCTGTACAGGGAGCCATGTCACAACTGGATTCCGAGCTTATGGACATCACCAAG CTGTATGGGGAGTTTGCAGATCACTTCCGGTTATCTGAATGCAAACTGGCCATCATCCACTGTGCTGGTCACTCTGACCCCATCCTGGTGCACTCTCTGTGGCAGGAGATCATGGAGAAAG AGCTGGGTGACAGTGTGGCCATGAGTCCAGCTGACAGGATGAGAGCTCTGAGTCTCAAACTGGTGTCTCTGGGGAAAATCTACGCAGGAACACCCAGATACTTTCCACTAG AATTCCTGGTGAAGTTTTTGGAGCAGGAGGTGTGTCATCTGAATTGGGACGTGGGCTTTGTCACCTTCACCATGCAGGAGATAGGAGTACAGCTCCCCCGTCTGCTGGAGGTCTACGACCAACTCTTCAAGACACGG GATCCGTGTTGGCAGCGTCTGAAGAAACCTCTCCACCTGGTAGAGTGTATACATGTGCTGCTGTCAGGATACGTAGAGGACCCCAGCAGAGTACCAACATATGACCG ACGGCGGTTCACTAATGTGTGTCTGGATAACATCTGTGGTTACCTGGTGGAGCTGCAGTCCTTGAGTCCTAACTCTACCCTGCGGCTCACCATCGGCAACTTCAAGGCCCTGCAGGCCAAGCTGGAGAAAGTTCACTGA